In Hevea brasiliensis isolate MT/VB/25A 57/8 chromosome 13, ASM3005281v1, whole genome shotgun sequence, a single genomic region encodes these proteins:
- the LOC131172183 gene encoding proline-rich receptor-like protein kinase PERK2, whose protein sequence is MESPPHSPQTSPLQVSPLAMRPPNPDLPPQQTPPPPPTATYKRKIRSKFTRPVASAPPLTKRKEPPTTPLSEPPPKNPKTLASKRHGAGISTSTPQTKSPSSSKKQPSAATQVSKLPWPLPDAAHKATFKRLKDRKVGWNLCINKK, encoded by the exons TCAAACCTCCCCTCTCCAAGTCTCGCCCTTGGCAATGCGGCCCCCCAACCCCGATTTGCCTCCACAACAAACCCCTCCACCACCTCCCACAGCCACTTATAAGAGAAAAATCAGGTCGAAATTCACCCGACCCGTGGCTTCTGCACCTCCTCTCACAAAACGCAAAGAACCACCTACCACTCCATTAtcagagcctccacccaaaaaccccaaaacttTAGCCTCCAAACGACATGGGGCTGGCATTTCTACCTCTACCCCACAAaccaaatcaccctcttccagcaaaaagcaacCTTCAGCAGCAACACAGGTATCTAAACTACCTTGGCCCCTTCCTGATGCAGCTCACAAGGCCAcctttaagagacttaaggaCAGGAAG gttggatggaatttgtgcataaacaaGAAGTAG